One region of Arvicola amphibius chromosome 3, mArvAmp1.2, whole genome shotgun sequence genomic DNA includes:
- the LOC119810443 gene encoding 60S ribosomal protein L22-like: MVPVKKLVAKGGGGKKQVLKFTLDCTHPVEDGIMDAANFEQFLQERIKVNGKAGNLGGGVVTIERSKSKITVTSEVPFSKRYLKYLTKKYLKKNNLRDWLRVVANSKESYELRYFQINQDEEEEEDED; this comes from the coding sequence ATGGTGCCCGTGAAAAAGCTTGTGgcgaagggggggggggggaagaagcaGGTTTTGAAGTTCACCCTTGATTGCACCCACCCTGTAGAAGATGGGATCATGGACGCTGCTAATTTCGAGCAGTTCCTCCAGGAGAGAATCAAGGTGAACGGCAAAGCTGGGAATCTCGGCGGAGGGGTTGTGACCATCGAACGGAGCAAGAGCAAGATCACTGTCACTTCCGAGGTGCCTTTCTCCAAAAGGTATTTGAAATATCTCaccaaaaaatatttgaagaagaaCAATCTCCGAGACTGGTTGCGTGTTGTCGCCAACAGCAAAGAGAGCTATGAGCTGCGTTACTTCCAGATTAaccaggatgaagaggaggaggaggatgaggattaA